The segment AGAGGCCGGTCGAATGACCATCTCACAGGCATTGGCCGAGCTCGGACTAGAGCTTCCCGACGTCGCCGCTCCGGTCGCGGCCTACATCCCGGCACAGCGCATTGGCGACGAGGTGCGCACCTCCGGCCAGTTGCCCTTCGTGGACGGGAAGCTGGTCACGGGAAAGGTCGGCCAGGCGATCTCGCCCGAGCAGGCCTATGATCTGGCGGCGCGATGCGCCCTCAACGCCCTCGCAGCGGCGGCATCCGTGGTGGGCGGGGTGGATAACCTCGCGGCGGTGTCGCACGTGACCGGATTCGTGGCCTCCGACCCGGAGTTCTTCGGCCAGCCGGGCGTCGTCAACGGCGCCTCCGAGCTACTCGGCAAGGTCTTCGGCGACGACGGCGCACACACCCGTTCTGCGGTTGGGGTGGCGGTGCTGCCGCTCGACGCACCCGTCGAAGTGGAAGTCACCTTCATCGCGAAGTAGAGCGGTTCGTCGCCGGGCACCCGACACAACTCAGGAATCTGGGGCCACCGGGCCCGTATAGCGACCGGCAGCCGGCATACTCAAGTGAAGTGTCGGCAGGCAGGCCAAATCCTCACGTGAAGTGTCGAGGCACGCCCGGCCCGGCCTATACCTTCCGTGCAAACACCGCCACAGCGGCCGTGCTCGCTCACGAGTGCGGCGAGGGAATCATGTACAAGCCCGACCGCACGGGCATCATCACCGCTCAGCCAGACCGGCATCAGCGGTAAGACACCCGCATCACGCGTTCACAGCCGCACCGGGAAGTTGCAGCTAGCGCGCTGCCGGGCGGCGTGAGAGGCGCGGAATGCGACCGGCGCGTAGCTCGACCGCGACGGCGTCGTTGGATTCGGTCAGGTAGTCCCACCAGTCGGTGATGTGGGGGAAGCGCCGGACGAGGGCGCGACGCTCCCGCTCGGTCATCCCGCCCCAAACACCGAAGGACATCTGCGAGTCGAGTGCGTCCGCAAGGCACTCGATACGAACTGGGCAGGAGAAGCACATCTGGCGGGCATCGGCCTGCGCAGAACCTCTCACAAAGAGCGAATCTGGATCAGTGTTAGCACAGATAGCGCGCACCGCCCACGTCTGATCCTCATATACCTGCGTCATTTACCTATCCCTTCACCGAAAGCGCCCTTGCTCCCGAACTTGGCGTGACTGCAGTCACTTACCAACATGCTACCCAACCGCACCGACAAAATCACATCCAGGTTTTCCACAGGCAGCGGCCACC is part of the Trueperella abortisuis genome and harbors:
- a CDS encoding WhiB family transcriptional regulator, with protein sequence MTQVYEDQTWAVRAICANTDPDSLFVRGSAQADARQMCFSCPVRIECLADALDSQMSFGVWGGMTERERRALVRRFPHITDWWDYLTESNDAVAVELRAGRIPRLSRRPAAR
- a CDS encoding RidA family protein, coding for MTISQALAELGLELPDVAAPVAAYIPAQRIGDEVRTSGQLPFVDGKLVTGKVGQAISPEQAYDLAARCALNALAAAASVVGGVDNLAAVSHVTGFVASDPEFFGQPGVVNGASELLGKVFGDDGAHTRSAVGVAVLPLDAPVEVEVTFIAK